Proteins from one Actinobacillus delphinicola genomic window:
- the priC gene encoding primosomal replication protein PriC, with protein MSTQNQIQILRQHIQQWQNQFSHECEQTIHMPFEIGLFSQNFETLGYYFAEIMRNIDYLAKVSTDDIQKANFISEKIINQCAALREATQRQFRATPIKKAPQRISAEREALLKRINALPPRERLEKYYEGLNALNALIEKIKDQLATCPPQQQVQLQKNLEYQQQRRQKALSAIDNLEEFLARKR; from the coding sequence ATGTCAACACAAAACCAAATTCAAATTCTGCGTCAACATATTCAACAATGGCAAAATCAATTTAGCCATGAATGCGAACAAACTATTCATATGCCGTTTGAAATTGGGCTATTTAGCCAAAATTTTGAAACACTCGGCTATTATTTTGCTGAAATTATGCGTAATATCGATTACCTTGCTAAGGTAAGTACGGATGATATTCAAAAAGCCAATTTTATCAGTGAAAAAATTATTAACCAATGTGCCGCCTTACGTGAAGCCACTCAACGTCAATTCCGTGCTACACCAATCAAAAAAGCTCCACAACGAATTAGTGCGGAACGTGAAGCACTTTTAAAAAGAATTAATGCCCTACCGCCACGAGAACGCCTAGAAAAATATTACGAAGGATTAAATGCATTAAATGCATTGATTGAAAAAATCAAAGATCAACTTGCAACCTGCCCCCCACAACAGCAAGTGCAATTACAAAAAAATCTTGAATATCAACAACAAAGACGCCAAAAAGCCCTATCTGCGATTGATAATCTGGAAGAATTTTTAGCCAGAAAACGCTAA